The following coding sequences are from one Candidatus Nitrohelix vancouverensis window:
- a CDS encoding radical SAM protein translates to MEEVLEIIPPVDRWKVRHARWVEGGRMLEFEALPYRRLLESPSFKLVGGRVYRIELSYTPVGTGGLGIGVRRGRNWSWDLRRDYVSDEPVNTTVFFPVSETETFQIVLHHLQGGERATTQIRDLSVSLACVNEGLSAESDNAEIPFKSVWKRKLHSLCKNSGLWNSAVAAIEMRLGREEVLSLPQYMAFCPTGQCQALCDFCSVTINRAGVVKKQLPMQKLDRFLLPVAKTLRMVGVEGNGEPTLYDEFGELIERITTNGTAFYLITNGERLTSVLIDRLLASPVDSVNFSVNAATEETHAKVMKLTDFDRVIGNIRQLTGQRSPGLNPTPLINVSFVVVHQNIHEVVEFLKIAENDWGVDGIYIRPLSELANDFGAIEDQRDLVPFKEDIEGMVEQVNDYLRTTQRKAQVHFFPETFRSFRENPLSDSSSTFKLPPKSRWQLENHSIKASWSGSRVAVRGEGFVGQYLLSSYNAPCRTMQDMEIPIEVIVESGTLGIGVLDEQNSKWIKTASFDKGRHGETFKFNTGDNGALKLVLYAGSDDALQCEVDWKDALDGGAKDEAVLNSGSEAVSENEGRSSARHRDKTQTLWQSLSGFLFKPRSPGSVKYYCQKPWTDLNNFSVDGRMDVCCIATGPSQERYALGNIHDQSFQEVWNGERMREFRRTVNSPDKLPPCQRCPMAYAYQGPFFDPKHTLDWLFENPLLILGVGSLKPVYQKIIHRMIKTVLELAVFAGFKRN, encoded by the coding sequence ATGGAAGAAGTTCTGGAAATAATTCCACCGGTGGACCGATGGAAAGTTAGGCACGCCCGTTGGGTTGAAGGCGGTCGTATGCTGGAATTTGAGGCGTTGCCTTATCGGCGTTTGCTCGAGTCGCCCTCATTCAAACTTGTCGGAGGGAGGGTGTACCGGATTGAACTGTCCTACACTCCTGTGGGAACAGGAGGGCTTGGTATTGGAGTGCGCCGGGGGCGTAACTGGTCCTGGGATCTGCGGCGCGATTATGTCAGCGATGAGCCGGTGAATACGACCGTGTTTTTTCCCGTATCCGAGACAGAGACTTTTCAAATAGTCTTGCATCATTTGCAGGGTGGAGAGCGGGCGACGACGCAAATCAGAGATCTGTCCGTTTCTCTGGCCTGCGTCAATGAAGGCCTGAGCGCAGAAAGCGATAACGCCGAGATCCCTTTCAAGTCGGTCTGGAAACGGAAGCTGCATTCCCTGTGTAAAAATTCTGGATTATGGAACAGCGCTGTTGCGGCTATCGAGATGAGGTTGGGGAGAGAAGAAGTCCTCAGTCTCCCTCAATACATGGCCTTTTGCCCGACAGGACAATGCCAGGCGCTGTGTGATTTCTGTTCGGTCACGATCAACCGCGCAGGCGTGGTCAAGAAACAATTGCCGATGCAAAAGCTGGATCGGTTTCTGCTCCCCGTAGCTAAAACGCTCAGGATGGTAGGGGTTGAAGGGAATGGTGAGCCGACCTTGTATGACGAGTTTGGCGAACTGATTGAACGGATCACGACAAATGGAACGGCGTTTTACTTGATCACGAATGGAGAACGCTTGACTTCGGTTTTGATCGACCGTCTCCTGGCGTCGCCTGTCGATTCAGTTAATTTTTCGGTGAACGCCGCGACTGAAGAGACGCATGCCAAAGTGATGAAGTTGACGGATTTCGATCGTGTTATTGGGAATATTCGCCAATTGACAGGGCAGAGATCTCCGGGATTGAACCCGACGCCTCTTATTAATGTATCGTTTGTTGTGGTGCATCAGAATATCCATGAAGTCGTCGAGTTTTTGAAGATCGCGGAAAACGACTGGGGCGTCGATGGAATTTATATCCGTCCTTTGTCTGAACTTGCAAATGATTTTGGGGCGATTGAAGATCAAAGAGACCTGGTTCCCTTCAAAGAAGATATCGAAGGAATGGTTGAGCAGGTCAACGACTATTTGAGAACGACGCAACGTAAAGCTCAAGTTCATTTCTTTCCTGAGACCTTTCGATCTTTTCGGGAAAATCCATTAAGCGATTCATCATCTACGTTCAAGCTTCCCCCAAAGAGCCGCTGGCAATTGGAGAACCACAGTATCAAGGCATCCTGGTCGGGCAGTCGCGTCGCTGTGAGAGGAGAAGGTTTTGTCGGTCAGTATTTATTAAGCAGTTACAACGCCCCTTGCAGAACCATGCAGGATATGGAGATTCCGATTGAAGTGATTGTGGAATCCGGGACGCTGGGTATTGGCGTGTTGGATGAACAAAATAGTAAATGGATCAAAACGGCATCCTTTGACAAGGGCCGTCACGGGGAAACGTTCAAATTCAATACAGGCGACAACGGCGCATTGAAGCTGGTTCTATACGCAGGTTCCGATGATGCTCTACAATGCGAAGTGGACTGGAAAGACGCTCTGGATGGGGGGGCGAAGGATGAGGCGGTTTTAAATTCAGGATCGGAAGCCGTATCGGAGAATGAAGGTCGCTCTTCTGCAAGGCATAGAGATAAAACACAGACGCTCTGGCAGTCGCTCAGCGGGTTTTTATTCAAACCGCGTTCCCCTGGCTCGGTGAAATATTATTGTCAGAAGCCTTGGACGGATTTGAATAATTTCTCGGTGGATGGGCGGATGGATGTGTGTTGCATTGCTACCGGTCCGAGCCAGGAACGCTATGCGCTGGGGAATATCCACGATCAGAGTTTTCAGGAAGTGTGGAATGGCGAGCGGATGAGGGAATTTAGACGCACAGTCAATTCGCCGGACAAACTGCCTCCCTGTCAGCGATGTCCGATGGCTTACGCTTATCAGGGCCCGTTCTTTGATCCGAAACACACTCTGGACTGGCTGTTTGAAAATCCCTTGCTCATTCTGGGCGTGGGGTCGCTGAAGCCGGTGTATCAAAAAATTATTCACAGAATGATCAAGACCGTTTTGGAGCTTGCGGTGTTTGCTGGTTTCAAAAGGAATTGA
- a CDS encoding nucleotide sugar dehydrogenase has translation MKYDLAMIGLGNMGISVLGAFLHRGKTCMGIDIDVSKLNALQSGKMIVRESGAAEIFEKARNEKRLDYATGIDQIKNAKVVFISVQTPAKGNECDYSALSGVLRQIALQAAPDQAVIIGSTIFPGGLADELLNELRDRPDIRLIYEPVFLRAGYGIEDYLRPGKLVLGIDDPDNPPPEIAELLSQVVEAEPKWVSLQEAEWIKMVHNAWMCGKISFANEMGALCDEYKVDTNRIFDICFSENAQGRLMTLSHMKPGAPYSGPCLPKDATILGGILEKQGRPWMQSGSVLEALRVSNENYIDAIVEQWLATGRETGKPLGLVGLTFRPGFDEMRGSLALPFIRRALAEGLEVRGYDPFFDGIGIEEFMLVCRNDKELESYHAHCSHSLESVWNECGVVLLNRNLDINERRRLDDFSDCPRKIDLYGNKF, from the coding sequence ATGAAATACGATTTAGCCATGATCGGCCTGGGTAATATGGGAATCAGCGTGCTTGGAGCTTTTCTGCATCGCGGGAAAACCTGTATGGGCATCGATATCGATGTCTCAAAATTGAATGCGTTACAAAGCGGAAAGATGATTGTGCGCGAGTCGGGCGCCGCGGAAATTTTTGAAAAGGCGCGTAACGAAAAGAGACTGGATTATGCGACGGGTATCGATCAAATAAAAAACGCGAAGGTTGTTTTTATCAGCGTGCAGACGCCGGCGAAGGGGAATGAATGCGACTATTCGGCCCTTTCCGGAGTTTTGAGGCAGATCGCTTTGCAGGCGGCGCCCGATCAGGCCGTCATCATTGGAAGCACCATCTTTCCGGGAGGCTTGGCGGACGAATTGCTGAACGAACTCCGAGATCGACCGGATATTCGTCTCATTTATGAACCGGTATTCCTTCGCGCTGGATACGGTATTGAAGATTATTTGCGTCCAGGGAAACTGGTGCTGGGTATCGACGATCCTGACAATCCACCGCCGGAAATTGCGGAGTTATTAAGTCAGGTGGTTGAGGCCGAGCCGAAATGGGTTTCCTTGCAGGAGGCGGAATGGATCAAGATGGTTCACAACGCCTGGATGTGCGGCAAGATTTCCTTCGCCAACGAAATGGGCGCGCTGTGCGATGAATATAAAGTGGATACGAACCGGATTTTTGACATCTGCTTTTCCGAGAACGCGCAGGGAAGGTTGATGACCTTGTCGCATATGAAACCCGGCGCGCCGTATTCGGGGCCTTGTCTGCCAAAGGACGCGACAATTCTGGGCGGAATTCTTGAAAAGCAGGGAAGACCCTGGATGCAATCGGGAAGCGTGCTGGAGGCCTTGCGAGTCAGTAATGAAAATTACATCGACGCCATTGTAGAGCAGTGGCTTGCCACGGGGCGGGAAACGGGCAAGCCCTTGGGCTTGGTCGGCTTGACCTTTAGGCCGGGCTTTGATGAGATGCGCGGTTCTCTGGCGTTGCCCTTCATCCGCAGGGCTTTGGCTGAGGGATTGGAGGTCCGCGGATACGATCCATTCTTTGACGGCATTGGCATCGAAGAGTTTATGCTGGTCTGCCGAAATGATAAGGAATTGGAAAGCTATCATGCCCATTGTTCGCATTCTCTGGAGAGCGTTTGGAACGAATGCGGCGTTGTTTTACTCAATCGCAATCTGGATATTAACGAGCGTCGGCGTCTGGATGATTTTTCCGATTGCCCACGCAAGATAGACCTGTATGGAAATAAATTCTAA
- a CDS encoding methyltransferase domain-containing protein, whose protein sequence is MRAPAIDEVREFWDRRPCNLKHGVAEIGSREYFDQVEERKYLVEPHIPEFAEFEKWKGKRVLEIGCGIGTDSINFARAGADLTVMELSQKSLDLCKKRFEVFGLNARFFLGNAEQLEETLPNETFDLVYSFGVLHHTPHPEQAVAGIKKFMNADSELRVMLYSKFSTKNLMILFGLSQPEAQTGCPVAYRYHFREVENLLKGFKILEMRKEHIFPYVISEYVKYNYVRKLPWRVLPDSLFRLFERQLGWHTLVRARLPRK, encoded by the coding sequence GTGAGGGCGCCGGCGATTGACGAGGTCAGGGAATTTTGGGATCGCAGACCCTGCAATCTCAAACATGGCGTCGCCGAGATTGGAAGTCGGGAATACTTCGATCAGGTTGAGGAGCGAAAGTATCTTGTCGAGCCGCATATCCCCGAGTTTGCCGAGTTTGAAAAATGGAAGGGCAAGCGCGTGCTTGAAATCGGTTGCGGTATCGGCACCGACTCTATCAATTTTGCCCGGGCCGGAGCGGACCTGACGGTCATGGAGTTGTCCCAAAAGAGTTTGGACTTGTGCAAGAAGCGTTTTGAAGTGTTTGGCCTGAATGCGCGGTTTTTTCTTGGAAACGCAGAACAACTCGAAGAAACGCTTCCAAACGAAACTTTCGATCTGGTTTATTCTTTTGGCGTGTTGCACCATACCCCGCATCCTGAGCAGGCGGTTGCGGGAATCAAAAAATTCATGAATGCAGATTCTGAACTGCGCGTGATGCTGTATTCGAAATTCTCGACCAAGAATCTGATGATCCTGTTTGGATTGTCCCAGCCTGAAGCGCAGACGGGTTGCCCGGTTGCCTATCGCTACCACTTTCGCGAAGTAGAGAATTTATTGAAGGGTTTTAAAATTCTTGAAATGCGCAAAGAGCATATCTTCCCTTATGTGATTTCTGAATACGTTAAATACAATTACGTTCGCAAACTTCCCTGGCGCGTTTTGCCCGATTCCCTGTTCAGACTGTTCGAACGGCAACTGGGTTGGCACACGCTTGTCCGCGCGCGCCTGCCTCGAAAATGA
- a CDS encoding glycosyltransferase — protein sequence MNSDQHPSPALPTLTVVVPSFNQGETIEQTLISICDHNAMDGVEVLVFDACSTDGTERVLDAWKSRCTVIQEKDRGQSDAINKGFKRASGDIVCWLNTDDMFFPGALDRVRTLFAENPEAGVISGRGVHLKKDGSFDILFPEGPDLSERNIQSMRIDLLQPAVFFRRSSLEQIGGINPDLQYLMDLDLWMRFVKAGVKWKLVDDFFSSARVYPETKTSSGGWTRLREHMKLTRRHTGSMFSRTTLSLLMTWGMASPYPRLQKLFEILYRVYTLMRSGSVRPPRHQPLECLGETRVSFPWYQGSCDSIRVCLERLDGTAGAAKVRILCDGVEWEGPFHAGENEIELRGDFASPLFSVSVETSPPVVFKLLNVIPGRKF from the coding sequence ATGAACAGCGATCAACACCCTTCCCCTGCGCTCCCAACCCTTACGGTGGTTGTGCCCAGTTTCAATCAAGGCGAGACGATCGAACAAACCCTAATCAGTATTTGCGATCACAATGCGATGGATGGCGTCGAAGTTTTGGTGTTCGATGCCTGTTCGACGGACGGGACGGAGCGCGTCCTCGATGCCTGGAAGTCACGTTGCACGGTGATTCAGGAAAAGGATCGCGGCCAGAGCGATGCGATCAACAAGGGATTCAAAAGGGCGAGCGGGGACATTGTCTGCTGGTTGAACACCGATGACATGTTTTTCCCTGGCGCGCTGGATCGGGTGCGGACCTTGTTTGCTGAAAACCCGGAGGCGGGCGTCATCAGCGGTCGCGGTGTGCACCTGAAGAAAGACGGCAGTTTTGACATTCTCTTTCCAGAAGGACCCGATTTGAGCGAGCGCAACATTCAATCCATGCGCATTGACCTGTTGCAACCTGCGGTATTTTTCCGTCGGTCTTCTCTGGAGCAGATTGGCGGCATCAATCCGGACTTGCAGTACCTCATGGATCTGGATCTGTGGATGCGCTTCGTCAAGGCTGGCGTGAAATGGAAACTGGTAGATGATTTTTTTTCCTCCGCGAGGGTTTACCCGGAGACAAAAACTTCGAGCGGCGGCTGGACCCGCTTGAGAGAGCATATGAAATTGACGCGCAGGCATACAGGGAGCATGTTTTCCCGAACGACCCTGAGCTTGCTCATGACCTGGGGAATGGCGTCGCCTTATCCTCGACTTCAGAAATTATTTGAGATTCTGTACCGTGTTTATACTTTGATGCGGTCGGGTTCGGTTCGCCCGCCACGGCACCAGCCGCTGGAGTGCTTGGGAGAGACGCGTGTCAGTTTCCCCTGGTATCAAGGGAGCTGTGACTCCATTCGAGTTTGTCTGGAGCGCCTGGACGGGACAGCCGGGGCGGCGAAGGTCAGAATCCTGTGTGATGGCGTGGAATGGGAAGGGCCGTTCCACGCGGGCGAAAACGAAATCGAACTGCGTGGAGATTTTGCATCTCCGTTATTTTCCGTTTCGGTGGAAACCTCACCGCCTGTTGTATTCAAGCTTCTGAATGTGATTCCAGGCCGGAAATTTTGA
- the lhgO gene encoding L-2-hydroxyglutarate oxidase gives MNHRDFLVIGGGIIGIAVAQELKKRHADASVTVLEKEERCGLHASGRNSGVLHAGFYYSADSLKARFTRSGNQRLTQYCKEKQLNINECGKLVVARNESELPWLDELLNRAKNNGVELKLISEQEARDIEPKARTFEKALFSPSTSSVDPVEVLLSLKDDAVRSGVEIISSARYLGREASGIKTTQGSFQCNYLVNAAGLYADTIGLDFGFSKNYRILPFKGLYLYSSQEPGSLRTNIYPVPDLRNPFLGVHFTVTSAGHVKIGPTAIPAFWREQYDGLKNFKLNEMMEIAIRQLGLFFHSNFDFKKLAYEEIRKYSRSCLVSLASELLEGVRLSDYSKWGKPGIRAQLLNIKEKKLEMDFVLEGDDNSMHILNAVSPGFTCALPFAEYVCDRIKENTGF, from the coding sequence ATGAACCACCGCGATTTTCTGGTGATCGGAGGAGGCATTATCGGAATCGCCGTCGCGCAGGAGTTAAAGAAACGCCACGCAGACGCCTCTGTCACCGTCCTCGAAAAAGAAGAGCGATGCGGATTGCACGCCAGCGGACGGAATAGCGGCGTTCTTCATGCCGGATTTTATTACAGCGCCGATAGCCTGAAAGCTCGCTTCACTCGTTCGGGAAACCAGCGCCTCACCCAATACTGTAAAGAAAAGCAACTCAATATCAATGAATGCGGAAAACTCGTTGTCGCTCGCAATGAAAGCGAACTGCCTTGGCTCGACGAGTTATTGAATCGCGCCAAAAACAATGGAGTGGAACTGAAACTCATTTCGGAACAGGAAGCGCGCGACATTGAGCCCAAAGCCCGCACCTTCGAAAAAGCGCTTTTTTCCCCTTCAACCTCTTCGGTTGATCCAGTCGAAGTATTACTTTCTCTAAAAGATGACGCCGTTCGATCTGGAGTCGAAATCATCTCAAGCGCTCGCTATCTTGGCAGAGAAGCGTCGGGAATAAAAACGACCCAAGGTTCGTTTCAGTGCAACTATCTAGTCAATGCCGCCGGTTTGTACGCGGACACCATCGGCCTGGATTTTGGTTTTTCAAAAAACTATCGCATCCTTCCCTTCAAAGGACTCTATCTCTATTCCAGTCAAGAACCCGGCTCTCTGAGGACGAATATTTATCCCGTACCTGATCTTCGCAATCCGTTTCTCGGCGTTCATTTCACCGTCACCTCTGCAGGCCACGTCAAAATTGGCCCCACCGCCATTCCCGCGTTCTGGCGCGAACAATACGACGGACTGAAAAATTTCAAGTTGAACGAAATGATGGAGATCGCTATTCGCCAGTTGGGACTTTTTTTTCACTCCAACTTTGATTTCAAAAAACTCGCCTACGAAGAAATCCGAAAATACTCCCGCTCCTGTCTGGTCTCTCTTGCTTCGGAACTTCTCGAAGGCGTTCGCCTCTCCGACTATTCCAAATGGGGCAAGCCGGGGATTCGCGCCCAGCTACTCAACATAAAAGAGAAAAAACTGGAAATGGATTTTGTGTTGGAAGGAGATGACAATTCCATGCATATTCTGAACGCGGTCTCTCCCGGCTTCACCTGCGCCCTGCCCTTTGCCGAATACGTTTGCGACCGCATCAAGGAAAACACCGGCTTCTGA
- a CDS encoding radical SAM protein, translating into MKKNLDLLLVTPPSKDQVFQKLGENLTGIEPPVWSTLMATFVRNSGFSTHILDAEAECIGFDETAKRILDIDAVLTVFVIYGHQPSASTQCMPAGRAVCDRVVAANAELKTLVMGTHASSLPERTLSEEPYTYVCQGEGPDTVLNLLQALKAGSDRLDKIPGLWYRKDGKIFNNPTAENIVDLDGRLPGQAWDLLDMTKYRAHNWHCFDHIHARQPYASLQTSLGCPYKCSFCCINAPFGQAGIRYWSPKTIVDQIDILVNRYGVKNIKIPDEMFVLNEQHVLGICDLIIERGYDLNIWAYARVDTVKDRYLEKLKRAGFNWLALGIESGSKYVRDGVEKGRFGDVDIVKTTDKIKEHGIYIIANYIFGLPDDTHESMQETLDLSIEINAEWANFYCAMAYPGSPLYERAVQSGWQLPDGPGGPGWIGYSQHAYEALPLRTDSLAYTEVLDFRDKAFDHYFTHPKFLEMINRRFSQELVDHIHDMVRVKIKRKHRSVSL; encoded by the coding sequence ATGAAAAAAAATCTCGACCTTTTGTTGGTAACGCCTCCAAGCAAGGATCAGGTGTTTCAGAAATTAGGAGAAAATCTCACCGGAATCGAGCCTCCGGTCTGGTCCACTTTGATGGCTACTTTTGTGCGGAATAGCGGTTTTTCAACTCACATCCTCGATGCTGAGGCGGAGTGCATTGGTTTTGACGAAACGGCGAAAAGAATCCTGGATATAGATGCGGTGTTAACCGTTTTTGTGATTTACGGACATCAACCCTCGGCGTCGACGCAATGCATGCCAGCGGGCAGAGCGGTTTGCGACAGAGTCGTTGCCGCAAACGCTGAGTTAAAGACCCTGGTGATGGGCACGCATGCATCGTCTCTTCCAGAACGCACCTTGTCGGAAGAGCCCTACACCTATGTCTGTCAAGGGGAAGGGCCTGACACCGTCCTCAATTTATTGCAGGCCCTGAAGGCAGGAAGCGATCGATTGGATAAGATTCCGGGTCTCTGGTACCGCAAGGACGGGAAGATTTTCAATAATCCAACGGCGGAGAACATTGTCGATCTGGATGGGCGTTTGCCTGGCCAGGCATGGGATTTACTGGATATGACTAAATATCGGGCGCACAACTGGCACTGTTTTGATCATATTCATGCAAGGCAACCCTATGCTTCGTTGCAAACGAGTTTGGGGTGCCCCTACAAATGCTCCTTTTGTTGTATCAATGCGCCCTTTGGGCAGGCGGGTATTCGCTACTGGTCTCCCAAGACGATTGTGGACCAGATTGATATTCTGGTGAATCGTTACGGGGTGAAGAATATTAAAATTCCTGACGAAATGTTTGTGCTCAATGAACAGCATGTTTTGGGCATTTGTGATTTGATCATTGAGCGCGGTTACGATCTCAATATCTGGGCTTATGCCAGAGTGGACACGGTGAAAGACAGATACCTTGAGAAATTGAAGCGGGCTGGATTCAACTGGCTGGCTTTGGGTATCGAGTCTGGAAGCAAATATGTTCGCGACGGCGTGGAAAAAGGTCGTTTTGGCGATGTGGACATTGTCAAAACAACGGACAAAATCAAGGAGCATGGAATATACATTATCGCGAATTATATATTTGGTCTCCCAGACGACACTCACGAAAGCATGCAGGAAACGCTGGACCTTTCGATTGAAATCAACGCAGAGTGGGCAAATTTTTACTGCGCGATGGCGTATCCGGGATCTCCTCTTTATGAGAGGGCCGTTCAGTCGGGATGGCAATTGCCGGATGGACCGGGCGGACCTGGGTGGATTGGTTATTCTCAACATGCTTATGAAGCCTTGCCACTAAGAACGGATTCTTTGGCTTACACGGAGGTTCTGGATTTTCGTGATAAGGCTTTTGATCATTACTTCACGCATCCCAAATTTCTTGAAATGATCAATAGGAGATTCAGCCAGGAGTTGGTCGACCACATACACGACATGGTTCGCGTAAAAATCAAAAGAAAGCACCGGTCGGTAAGCCTTTAG